One window from the genome of Natronomonas pharaonis DSM 2160 encodes:
- a CDS encoding J domain-containing protein, which produces MQWRCEWCGRNYESDEPPATCETCGRESFEADTDDDPFESEQIVWACADCGREHVKHSPPCARCGGHNLERQRVTVDVDEDVSAPGYLSVGAPYLLGALVVVVIVGLALVGVIPVPGLSGPPAPPDAPADEERTASLSLAEVEANLHDRFETERDSEGVQSRTLDGGDTGAFVTYLTRHTVAERYDDGYDGDGPDPSAFDIRCQRQPAVGVFETAVDADAFNSESALADELATAMLDVTEYRSAIRNDAQREGISVHVAPDGTVFVGYLSC; this is translated from the coding sequence GTGCAATGGCGGTGTGAGTGGTGCGGACGGAACTATGAGAGCGACGAGCCACCGGCAACGTGTGAGACGTGTGGTCGCGAATCCTTCGAAGCGGATACCGACGACGACCCGTTCGAGAGCGAACAAATCGTGTGGGCGTGTGCCGACTGCGGCCGCGAACACGTCAAGCATTCGCCGCCGTGTGCCCGCTGTGGAGGGCACAACCTCGAACGACAACGGGTCACGGTTGATGTCGACGAAGACGTCTCAGCGCCCGGCTACCTCTCGGTCGGGGCGCCGTATCTGCTTGGAGCGCTCGTTGTGGTCGTCATCGTCGGCCTCGCGCTGGTCGGCGTCATCCCAGTGCCCGGGCTCTCGGGGCCGCCGGCTCCACCGGACGCTCCGGCCGACGAAGAACGGACAGCATCGCTTTCGCTTGCGGAGGTTGAGGCGAACCTCCACGACCGCTTCGAGACCGAACGCGACAGCGAGGGCGTCCAGTCACGGACGCTTGATGGCGGTGACACCGGTGCGTTCGTGACGTATCTCACGCGCCATACTGTCGCAGAGCGGTACGACGACGGCTACGACGGCGACGGCCCCGACCCGAGCGCGTTCGATATCCGGTGTCAGCGCCAGCCGGCTGTTGGCGTCTTTGAGACTGCTGTCGATGCGGACGCCTTCAACAGCGAGTCGGCGCTTGCGGACGAACTCGCGACGGCGATGCTAGACGTGACAGAGTATCGGAGCGCGATACGCAACGACGCACAGCGGGAAGGAATCAGCGTGCATGTCGCCCCCGACGGGACGGTCTTTGTCGGCTATCTCAGCTGTTGA
- a CDS encoding DUF420 domain-containing protein yields the protein MKLRAWTREHVLGITVVLSVVSLTLVFGAALQAVPTDPLPKPQPLLDAIPHANAVISLAAIGTILGGVYEIRRGNVDRHRLLMVASFLLFAGFLVLYLYRVAIVGPSAFPGGETVRTFVYLPFLAVHIVLAVACVPFVFYALLVAGTRPVEEIYRTNHRTAGRIAAALWLISFSMGIVIYLMLYHIY from the coding sequence ATGAAGCTACGCGCGTGGACCCGCGAACACGTACTCGGCATCACCGTTGTCCTCTCCGTTGTCTCGCTTACGCTCGTCTTCGGCGCGGCTCTGCAGGCAGTCCCGACCGACCCGCTGCCGAAGCCGCAGCCGCTTCTCGACGCGATTCCGCACGCCAACGCCGTCATTAGTCTCGCTGCTATCGGGACAATTCTCGGTGGCGTTTACGAGATTCGGCGCGGAAACGTCGACCGCCACCGACTGCTGATGGTCGCCAGCTTCCTGCTTTTCGCCGGCTTTCTCGTACTGTACCTCTACCGAGTCGCCATTGTTGGGCCAAGTGCGTTCCCCGGCGGAGAAACCGTCAGAACGTTCGTTTACCTGCCGTTCCTCGCAGTCCATATCGTGCTGGCGGTCGCCTGTGTCCCGTTCGTGTTCTATGCGCTCCTCGTCGCGGGGACCCGCCCAGTCGAAGAAATCTACCGGACGAACCACCGCACAGCGGGCCGAATCGCGGCCGCCCTGTGGTTGATTTCGTTCTCGATGGGGATTGTCATCTACCTGATGCTATATCACATCTACTGA
- a CDS encoding DNA-directed RNA polymerase subunit L gives MDLRVIENLETELAIEIEGEDHTFMNVLKGALLELDGVTAATYDVNPEQSGGQTEPIVTIKTDGSIDPLDALEQGASRVRDKTDAFEEAFEAAA, from the coding sequence ATGGACCTCCGCGTCATCGAGAATCTGGAGACGGAACTGGCTATCGAAATCGAGGGTGAAGACCACACGTTCATGAACGTCCTGAAGGGTGCGCTGCTGGAACTCGACGGCGTCACCGCGGCCACATACGACGTCAACCCCGAACAGTCAGGCGGCCAGACCGAGCCCATCGTCACCATCAAGACCGACGGCAGCATCGACCCCCTCGACGCGCTCGAACAAGGCGCCAGCCGGGTCAGAGACAAGACAGACGCTTTCGAAGAAGCCTTTGAGGCGGCCGCCTGA
- the hisF gene encoding imidazole glycerol phosphate synthase subunit HisF — protein sequence MALTKRIIPCIDVDLNEDGEAAVYTGVNFEDLEYTGDPVELAKKYNEAGADEFVFLDITASAEGRETMLDTVSAVADECFIPLTVGGGIRTRDDIKETLRAGADKVSINTGALQRPELIGEGAEAFGSQCIVISVDARRRFDEAGEHYVEVDGESCWFECTIKGGREGTGTDVVEWAGEAADRGAGELFVNSIDADGTKDGYDIPLTKAVCDNVPTPVIASSGCGSPEHMAEVFEDADADAALAASIFHFEEYSIEETKRSLDEQGIPVRL from the coding sequence ATGGCGCTCACCAAACGTATCATCCCCTGCATCGACGTTGACCTAAACGAAGACGGGGAGGCGGCCGTCTACACCGGTGTCAACTTCGAGGACCTCGAATACACCGGCGACCCGGTCGAACTCGCCAAAAAGTACAACGAGGCCGGTGCCGACGAGTTCGTCTTCCTCGACATTACCGCCTCGGCGGAGGGCCGAGAGACGATGCTCGATACCGTCTCAGCGGTCGCCGACGAGTGTTTCATCCCCCTCACCGTGGGCGGTGGCATCCGAACCCGAGACGACATCAAAGAGACCCTGCGAGCCGGCGCGGACAAGGTTTCTATCAACACCGGCGCGCTCCAGCGGCCCGAACTCATCGGCGAGGGTGCGGAGGCGTTCGGCAGCCAATGTATCGTTATCTCCGTCGACGCCCGGCGGCGATTCGACGAGGCAGGCGAACACTACGTCGAGGTCGACGGCGAGTCCTGTTGGTTCGAGTGTACAATCAAAGGTGGCCGCGAGGGCACCGGCACCGACGTCGTCGAGTGGGCCGGTGAGGCCGCCGACCGCGGGGCCGGCGAGCTGTTCGTCAACTCCATCGACGCCGACGGTACAAAGGACGGCTATGACATCCCGCTGACGAAGGCGGTCTGTGACAACGTTCCGACGCCGGTCATCGCCTCCTCCGGCTGTGGGTCGCCGGAGCATATGGCCGAAGTGTTCGAGGATGCCGATGCCGATGCGGCGCTTGCGGCGTCTATCTTCCACTTCGAGGAGTACAGCATCGAAGAAACGAAACGCTCTCTCGACGAGCAGGGGATTCCCGTTCGGTTGTAG
- a CDS encoding SDR family NAD(P)-dependent oxidoreductase: MELDLSGKTAVVTGGSRGIGRAISLGFAAAGADVVPLSRTESDVEAVVEDIESHGVESRVETLDVADSDAVEACFERIDDALGIDVVVNNAGINPDAALGTPESVPDEGFDSVLDVNLGGAFACARAAEPTLRDNGGSLINVASVGGLVGLPRQHPYVASKHGLVGLTKSLALDWAPDVRVNCLAPGYVATDLTDDLQENEDLRRSIERRTPLDRFAEPEEIAGPAVFLASDLASYATGEVFAVDGGWTAR; the protein is encoded by the coding sequence ATGGAGCTTGACCTCTCAGGCAAGACCGCCGTCGTTACCGGTGGCTCGCGTGGCATCGGTCGTGCAATCTCTCTCGGGTTCGCCGCTGCCGGCGCAGACGTTGTCCCGCTCTCCCGGACGGAATCTGACGTGGAGGCTGTTGTCGAAGATATCGAGTCCCACGGCGTTGAGAGCCGCGTTGAGACACTCGACGTCGCCGACAGTGACGCCGTCGAAGCCTGTTTTGAGCGGATTGACGATGCCCTCGGCATCGATGTCGTGGTCAACAACGCCGGCATTAATCCTGACGCGGCGCTCGGCACGCCGGAGTCAGTCCCCGATGAAGGGTTCGACAGCGTTCTCGATGTCAACCTCGGCGGTGCCTTCGCCTGTGCTCGCGCCGCAGAGCCAACACTGAGAGACAACGGCGGCTCGCTAATCAACGTCGCCAGCGTCGGCGGACTGGTTGGGCTCCCGCGGCAGCACCCCTACGTCGCCTCCAAGCACGGCCTCGTCGGGCTGACAAAAAGCCTCGCGCTCGATTGGGCACCGGACGTACGCGTCAACTGTCTCGCGCCGGGCTACGTTGCTACGGACCTCACAGATGACTTACAGGAAAACGAGGACCTCAGGCGTTCCATCGAGCGTCGAACGCCGCTTGACCGCTTCGCCGAACCGGAGGAAATCGCCGGACCGGCGGTGTTTCTTGCCAGCGACCTCGCCTCGTATGCGACCGGCGAAGTCTTCGCCGTCGACGGCGGGTGGACCGCTCGGTAA
- a CDS encoding O-methyltransferase: MTVPDDLGAFAAAIGPEPDAVLEEMDARADETGFPTVGPAVGGWLQQLAGLVEARRVFEFGSGFGYSAYWFARALSEDGEVVLTEIDAEELDDARAYFERGGVADRATFEVGDAIEIVRKYEGPFDVVLIDNEKRRYVEAFEAVAPKVPPGGVVVADNMTAGPFEFDEIADLVIGNRTDDGGPAGGIAAYLDHLDDASSFETTLLPLGEGLAVSRRIQRP; this comes from the coding sequence ATGACTGTTCCGGACGACCTCGGTGCGTTCGCCGCCGCAATCGGCCCCGAACCGGATGCGGTGCTCGAAGAAATGGACGCCCGCGCCGACGAGACCGGGTTTCCAACGGTCGGTCCTGCTGTCGGCGGCTGGCTCCAGCAACTCGCTGGCCTTGTTGAGGCACGCCGGGTCTTCGAGTTCGGCTCTGGCTTCGGCTACTCGGCGTACTGGTTCGCGCGGGCGCTCTCCGAGGACGGTGAGGTAGTGCTCACCGAAATCGACGCCGAAGAGCTCGACGACGCCCGAGCCTATTTCGAACGGGGCGGGGTCGCCGACCGCGCTACCTTCGAGGTCGGCGACGCAATCGAGATTGTCCGCAAATATGAGGGGCCGTTCGACGTGGTCCTCATCGACAACGAAAAGCGACGCTACGTCGAAGCCTTCGAGGCTGTTGCACCGAAGGTGCCCCCCGGCGGCGTCGTCGTCGCCGATAACATGACCGCCGGTCCGTTCGAGTTCGACGAGATAGCCGACCTCGTCATCGGGAATCGAACCGACGACGGCGGCCCTGCGGGCGGCATCGCAGCGTACCTCGACCATCTTGACGACGCCAGTAGCTTCGAGACGACGCTGCTACCGCTCGGTGAGGGGCTGGCTGTCAGCCGCCGCATCCAGCGGCCTTGA
- a CDS encoding geranylgeranyl reductase family protein, whose protein sequence is MTTFEYDVAIVGAGTAGCYAGATIADAGYDVVIVDRKDAEEAGHIACGDALKGADTFPEAIPKSEIESSFTNTDVDHGQFEIPQEDVSLDIPIPGELAVIDRWEYGRQLIDAAEDAGTEFHYDTVVQDVLQDDDGRVYGFSAIKKGDPRTYEAEIVLDGAGALSILQDKADFEDATFDTNVQYSQFSSAYREVIEVDEPVEWDDALVFKPTKRSAGYLWYFPRTPTEINVGLGFQMNEEPMKLVDDLREDISRRPELKGATVKDKLGAALPTRRPYDSATAPGYMAIGDAAAHVNPISGGGIAGAAYAGQYAGEAAIGAIEDGDVSEANLWEYNERVMDHYGGRYAALDVYNIFSTACDLDELLGLLAAMPAEKLSDALYSGSAEVGLPLKLRVLVKSFGHWKTLKELFDTKQLADRLLEHYETYPSSPEGLDAWQETRDEIMDDIYAQTGAEPKY, encoded by the coding sequence ATGACCACCTTCGAGTACGACGTCGCCATCGTTGGAGCCGGCACCGCCGGCTGTTACGCCGGCGCGACTATCGCTGACGCGGGCTACGACGTCGTCATCGTCGACCGAAAGGACGCCGAGGAGGCCGGACACATCGCCTGTGGGGATGCGCTGAAGGGTGCCGATACGTTCCCCGAGGCGATTCCGAAATCCGAAATCGAATCGTCGTTCACAAACACCGATGTCGACCACGGGCAGTTCGAAATCCCACAGGAGGACGTCTCGCTCGACATCCCGATTCCGGGCGAACTCGCCGTTATCGACCGCTGGGAGTACGGCCGCCAGCTTATCGATGCGGCCGAAGACGCCGGCACTGAGTTCCACTACGACACCGTCGTTCAGGATGTCCTGCAGGACGATGACGGCCGCGTCTACGGCTTCTCAGCCATCAAGAAGGGCGACCCACGAACCTACGAGGCCGAAATCGTCCTCGACGGGGCGGGAGCGCTATCGATTCTACAGGACAAGGCCGACTTCGAGGATGCGACCTTCGATACGAACGTCCAGTACTCGCAGTTCTCCTCGGCCTACCGGGAGGTTATCGAGGTCGACGAGCCCGTCGAGTGGGACGACGCGCTCGTGTTCAAGCCGACGAAGCGCTCGGCAGGATATCTCTGGTACTTCCCGCGGACGCCGACCGAAATCAACGTCGGGCTCGGCTTCCAGATGAACGAGGAGCCGATGAAACTCGTCGACGACCTTCGGGAGGATATCAGCCGTCGGCCGGAGCTGAAAGGCGCCACTGTCAAAGACAAACTCGGCGCGGCGCTGCCGACTCGCCGACCGTACGACTCGGCAACCGCGCCGGGCTATATGGCCATCGGCGACGCCGCGGCCCACGTCAACCCCATCAGCGGCGGCGGCATCGCCGGCGCGGCCTACGCCGGCCAGTACGCCGGGGAAGCCGCAATCGGTGCCATCGAGGACGGCGATGTCAGCGAGGCGAACCTCTGGGAGTACAACGAGCGCGTGATGGACCACTACGGCGGTCGGTATGCGGCCCTCGATGTGTACAACATCTTCTCGACGGCCTGTGACCTCGACGAGCTACTGGGGCTACTGGCGGCGATGCCCGCCGAAAAGCTCTCGGATGCGCTGTACTCCGGGTCCGCGGAGGTCGGGCTACCGCTCAAGCTCCGCGTGCTGGTCAAGAGCTTCGGCCATTGGAAGACGCTCAAGGAGCTTTTCGACACTAAACAACTCGCCGACCGGCTGTTGGAGCATTACGAGACGTATCCGTCCAGTCCCGAGGGACTCGACGCCTGGCAGGAAACGAGAGACGAGATTATGGACGACATCTACGCACAGACCGGCGCGGAACCGAAGTACTAG
- a CDS encoding DNA-3-methyladenine glycosylase family protein, producing the protein MTAPHDTLRADPVLEPLIERHGALTIEPADDLFRRLLVSVLRQQVSMASAEATKKRLFDAVEPTPTAVLAADTETFREAGLSRQKATYLHNIAAAFEDHGYDRAYFEPMDDEAVRAELTDITGVGEWTANMQLLFSLGREDVFPVGDLGIRKGMRALLDEDLDRAAMTEAAERWAPYRSYASLYLWRVNEPLDESVAEVVRRS; encoded by the coding sequence GTGACCGCTCCGCACGACACCCTCCGTGCCGACCCGGTCCTCGAACCGCTCATCGAACGCCACGGCGCGCTGACAATCGAGCCGGCCGACGACCTGTTCCGCCGACTGCTCGTCTCGGTGCTCCGCCAGCAGGTGTCGATGGCGTCGGCCGAGGCCACGAAAAAGCGGCTCTTCGATGCCGTCGAGCCGACGCCGACAGCAGTGCTGGCCGCCGACACAGAGACGTTCCGTGAGGCCGGCCTCTCCCGGCAGAAGGCCACCTATCTCCACAACATTGCGGCGGCATTCGAAGACCACGGCTACGACAGGGCCTACTTCGAGCCGATGGACGACGAGGCGGTGCGGGCAGAGCTTACTGATATCACCGGCGTCGGCGAGTGGACGGCGAACATGCAACTGCTGTTCTCGCTGGGCAGAGAAGACGTCTTCCCGGTTGGAGACCTCGGAATCCGGAAAGGTATGCGGGCGCTTCTCGACGAGGACCTCGACCGCGCGGCGATGACTGAAGCGGCCGAACGCTGGGCTCCGTACCGGAGCTACGCGAGTCTCTATCTGTGGCGTGTCAACGAGCCGCTCGACGAATCGGTTGCGGAAGTCGTCCGGCGGTCGTAA
- a CDS encoding chemotaxis protein CheW yields MSEDQPQTTETKQVLEFRLGDETYCVSIDFVTEIVDMGELTPIPNSPPHVEGVIDLRGNTTSIIDPKVGLDIEGELGERIVIFDSEIFDDERSVGWAVDSVEEVSDIDLEEVDDSPVEQEHIYGLIKREEDFVVWIDPKTMDNEFAAGEELATPDAVSES; encoded by the coding sequence ATGTCCGAGGACCAACCGCAGACGACCGAGACGAAGCAGGTACTTGAGTTTCGTCTCGGCGACGAGACCTACTGTGTGAGCATCGACTTCGTGACCGAAATCGTCGACATGGGGGAGCTGACCCCCATTCCGAACTCCCCGCCGCACGTCGAGGGGGTCATCGACCTCCGTGGAAACACGACCTCGATCATCGACCCGAAAGTCGGACTCGACATCGAAGGCGAACTCGGCGAGCGCATCGTCATCTTCGATTCCGAAATCTTCGACGACGAGCGGTCGGTCGGGTGGGCCGTCGACAGCGTCGAGGAGGTGTCCGATATCGACCTCGAAGAGGTCGACGACTCGCCGGTCGAACAGGAGCACATCTATGGCCTCATCAAGCGCGAGGAGGATTTCGTCGTCTGGATAGACCCCAAAACGATGGACAACGAGTTCGCCGCGGGCGAGGAGCTGGCGACGCCGGACGCGGTCTCGGAAAGCTAA
- a CDS encoding thioredoxin family protein: MALESASDELDVGDPAPAFELPGVDGDQHSLDDFGGYDALLVVFMCNHCPYVQAKFETMNRLADDYDDLAVVGINPNDADEYPEDSFETMVEYADRGDIDITAYLRDEPQSTAEAYGAVCTPDPFLFHNDGGAFRLVYHGRFDDALAPDDEPSEAPGFEMRAAIEAVLNGAEPEPAPGPSRGCSIKWLE; encoded by the coding sequence ATGGCACTCGAATCAGCGTCGGACGAACTCGATGTCGGCGACCCGGCCCCGGCCTTCGAACTTCCGGGAGTCGATGGCGACCAGCACAGCCTCGATGACTTCGGTGGCTACGACGCGCTGCTGGTCGTTTTCATGTGCAACCACTGCCCATACGTGCAGGCGAAGTTCGAGACGATGAACCGGCTTGCTGACGACTACGACGACCTCGCTGTCGTCGGCATCAATCCCAACGACGCCGACGAGTACCCGGAGGATAGCTTCGAGACGATGGTCGAGTACGCAGACCGCGGTGACATCGACATCACGGCCTACCTCAGAGACGAGCCGCAGTCGACCGCTGAGGCATACGGGGCAGTCTGTACGCCCGACCCCTTCCTGTTTCACAACGACGGCGGGGCGTTCCGACTCGTCTACCACGGGCGCTTCGACGACGCGCTTGCCCCCGACGACGAGCCGTCTGAGGCTCCTGGCTTCGAGATGCGAGCGGCTATTGAGGCTGTCCTGAACGGTGCGGAGCCGGAGCCGGCTCCCGGCCCCTCCCGGGGCTGCTCGATTAAGTGGTTGGAATGA
- a CDS encoding long-chain fatty acid--CoA ligase, which translates to MPGGTDQTLRPFLWRAENLYPDREIVSRTHRGIERYTYSEYADRTAQLANALDEYGIEEGDRIGTFCWNHHRHFETYFGVPTIGAQLHTINPLLPDEHIQYIVDNADDELIFVDQSLAPKLAQAAQDAPEFEGVDFVVMGESGTDSLDATPYEEFVGGQPTEYDWPVLDEDQPAGMCYTSGTTGNPKGVEYTQQMLWSHTMASLTPQGIPMDDDDVIMPVVPMFHVNAWGMPFTATAAGSKHVYPGPEPDPEDLAQLIEEEGVTITAGVPTVWLGLMDYAEENDLDLSALDTVIVGGSAAPESMIRWFDDRDVELLHAWGMTEMSPIGSVSQLKYNLEDEDYETQLEHRSKQGLLAPGLEMKVIDEDGEEIAWDGEEFGELWIRGPWVTQEYFERPEANEEDFEDGWLKTGDVVTVDEEGYIKIVDRAKDVIKSGGEWISSVELENAIMAHDDVAESAVVGVPHEKWQERPVAFVVPGETANTETLSDEVMDLLREDYPKWWLPDAIEFIDEIPKTATGKFSKKDIRQQYTDESLLEGQVPDEAAPEES; encoded by the coding sequence ATGCCAGGAGGCACTGACCAGACACTCAGACCGTTCCTGTGGCGCGCGGAAAATCTCTATCCGGACCGGGAAATCGTTTCCCGGACCCATCGCGGTATCGAACGCTACACCTACAGCGAATACGCCGACCGGACGGCCCAGCTCGCCAACGCGCTTGACGAGTACGGTATCGAGGAGGGCGACCGCATCGGTACGTTCTGCTGGAATCACCACCGACACTTCGAGACCTACTTCGGCGTGCCGACTATCGGGGCACAGCTCCACACCATCAATCCGCTGCTGCCCGACGAGCACATCCAGTACATCGTCGACAACGCTGACGACGAACTCATTTTCGTCGACCAGTCGCTTGCGCCGAAGCTGGCGCAGGCGGCCCAAGACGCCCCCGAGTTTGAGGGCGTCGATTTCGTCGTGATGGGCGAATCGGGAACCGACAGCCTCGATGCAACCCCATACGAGGAGTTTGTCGGCGGCCAGCCGACGGAGTACGACTGGCCGGTCCTCGACGAGGACCAGCCCGCCGGCATGTGTTACACCTCGGGGACGACGGGCAACCCCAAGGGCGTCGAATACACCCAGCAGATGCTGTGGAGCCACACGATGGCGTCGCTGACGCCGCAGGGCATCCCGATGGACGACGACGATGTCATTATGCCCGTGGTACCGATGTTCCACGTCAACGCGTGGGGGATGCCCTTTACCGCGACTGCGGCCGGCTCGAAGCACGTCTATCCCGGACCGGAGCCGGACCCCGAAGACCTCGCACAGCTTATCGAAGAGGAGGGCGTCACGATTACGGCCGGCGTCCCGACCGTCTGGCTGGGGCTGATGGACTACGCCGAGGAGAACGACCTTGACCTATCGGCGCTCGATACCGTCATCGTCGGCGGCTCCGCTGCGCCCGAGTCGATGATTCGCTGGTTCGACGACCGCGATGTCGAACTGCTGCACGCGTGGGGCATGACCGAGATGTCGCCCATCGGTTCGGTCTCTCAGCTCAAGTACAACCTCGAAGACGAAGACTACGAAACCCAGCTCGAACACCGGTCCAAGCAGGGACTGCTCGCTCCCGGCCTCGAGATGAAAGTCATCGACGAGGACGGCGAAGAAATCGCTTGGGACGGCGAGGAGTTCGGCGAACTCTGGATTCGTGGCCCATGGGTCACCCAGGAGTACTTCGAGCGGCCTGAGGCCAACGAGGAAGACTTCGAGGACGGGTGGCTGAAGACCGGCGACGTCGTCACCGTCGACGAGGAAGGCTACATCAAAATCGTCGACCGCGCCAAGGACGTCATCAAGTCCGGCGGCGAGTGGATTTCGTCTGTCGAACTCGAAAACGCCATCATGGCCCACGACGATGTCGCGGAGTCGGCTGTCGTCGGCGTCCCCCACGAAAAGTGGCAGGAACGGCCGGTCGCGTTCGTCGTCCCCGGCGAGACGGCCAACACCGAGACGCTGAGCGATGAGGTTATGGACCTCCTTCGCGAGGATTATCCGAAGTGGTGGCTGCCGGACGCTATCGAGTTCATCGACGAGATTCCCAAGACCGCAACCGGGAAGTTCTCCAAGAAGGACATCCGCCAGCAGTACACCGACGAGTCGCTGCTTGAGGGGCAGGTCCCCGACGAGGCCGCGCCCGAAGAGAGCTAA
- a CDS encoding CocE/NonD family hydrolase yields MGVTRRTVLRTLAAGGVAAAGTTTAVGQASAIELDCALSGELFEPSGDVTSRDVTIASFDGTELAATVYEPDTAGPHPSVLTTHGWGLNKDLMRCTAQMYASHGYVVLAYDSRGFGDSDGEVQVNGPNEVRDVSALLDWLADYDEVRADGDNPAVGMDGGSYGGGIQLLAAAQDDRIDAIVPRIAWNDLVYSGAPNETIKSGWLGALVGSGAVTSRFTGNIEQTLDERLPEWYGEALEANALPADAESYFEARSPATYLDDLDAPTLVVSGWKDTLFPPSEAVANYRQASAVGVDARLVIYNGGHNIAELGVGDDQQTYMHEAALEWMNAHVRGDGDPDIPEVSLYDEQQETWRTFEGFGDGAEPVAVSLDSLADDRSTVRQAPLWASRTADYDIGSDGAFEVFGTPELTLTVETDNDVLNLFVSFSHVDRWGRSEQIDDQVTAVRIEDGTQTVALELEPLQRSVPDGETLRLEIAAEDPFYLDEYGSATVHNDGSTLELPLADGSL; encoded by the coding sequence ATGGGGGTTACCAGACGTACGGTGCTCAGGACGCTCGCTGCCGGTGGGGTGGCGGCGGCCGGCACCACGACAGCGGTGGGACAGGCCTCGGCAATCGAACTCGACTGTGCGCTCTCGGGGGAGCTTTTTGAGCCGAGCGGCGATGTGACGAGCCGCGACGTAACAATTGCGTCCTTCGACGGAACGGAACTGGCTGCGACGGTGTATGAGCCGGACACCGCTGGTCCCCATCCGTCGGTGCTTACGACCCACGGCTGGGGACTCAACAAGGACCTCATGCGGTGTACCGCACAGATGTACGCCAGCCACGGCTACGTTGTTCTCGCCTACGACTCCCGTGGATTCGGTGATTCCGACGGTGAGGTACAGGTCAACGGGCCAAATGAAGTACGAGACGTGTCGGCGCTGCTCGATTGGCTCGCAGACTATGATGAAGTGCGCGCTGATGGTGACAACCCGGCGGTTGGTATGGACGGCGGCTCCTATGGCGGTGGTATCCAGCTTCTGGCGGCCGCACAGGACGACCGCATTGACGCTATCGTTCCGCGCATCGCGTGGAACGACCTCGTCTACTCGGGCGCGCCGAACGAAACCATCAAGTCCGGCTGGCTCGGCGCGCTCGTCGGCTCCGGAGCGGTGACCTCGCGGTTTACCGGCAACATCGAGCAGACGCTCGACGAGCGCCTTCCGGAATGGTACGGGGAAGCACTCGAAGCAAACGCCTTGCCGGCGGATGCCGAATCGTACTTCGAAGCGCGTTCGCCGGCGACGTATCTCGACGACCTCGATGCGCCGACGCTCGTCGTTTCCGGCTGGAAGGATACGCTCTTTCCACCGAGTGAGGCGGTTGCGAACTACCGACAGGCATCCGCCGTGGGCGTCGATGCACGACTCGTCATCTACAACGGCGGTCATAACATCGCCGAGTTGGGCGTCGGCGACGACCAGCAGACCTACATGCACGAGGCGGCGCTCGAATGGATGAACGCACACGTTCGTGGCGACGGCGACCCCGACATCCCCGAGGTATCGCTGTACGACGAACAGCAGGAGACATGGCGGACGTTCGAGGGCTTCGGCGACGGCGCCGAGCCGGTAGCGGTGTCGCTTGATTCGCTTGCGGACGACCGCTCGACGGTCCGGCAGGCTCCCCTGTGGGCGAGCCGGACGGCGGACTACGACATCGGCTCCGACGGAGCGTTCGAGGTGTTCGGGACGCCCGAACTGACGCTGACAGTCGAAACCGACAACGACGTGTTGAACCTCTTTGTCAGCTTCTCCCACGTCGACCGGTGGGGCCGAAGCGAGCAAATCGACGACCAGGTGACCGCCGTCCGTATCGAAGATGGCACGCAGACGGTCGCTTTGGAGTTGGAGCCGCTCCAGCGGTCGGTCCCGGACGGCGAGACGCTGCGGCTTGAAATCGCCGCCGAGGACCCCTTCTATCTCGACGAGTACGGGTCGGCAACGGTCCACAACGACGGCTCGACGCTGGAGTTGCCGCTCGCCGACGGCTCGCTGTAG
- a CDS encoding EamA family transporter, whose amino-acid sequence MQYIWYALVALAAYALVAPLTKLATQELPADTVAMVTNGMLVVAAFGLVVATDRPILSALTHEHAPYMYAAGVCLAVGIIAYYRALAAGPVSVVVPIFGLFLVASSVIGILFLDEALTLRKATGIVLAVVAVFLTTFEG is encoded by the coding sequence ATGCAGTACATCTGGTATGCGCTTGTCGCCCTCGCCGCCTACGCGCTCGTTGCGCCGCTGACGAAACTCGCTACGCAGGAACTGCCGGCCGACACGGTCGCGATGGTGACCAACGGCATGCTCGTCGTTGCTGCCTTTGGGCTTGTTGTCGCGACTGACCGACCGATACTCTCGGCGCTGACCCACGAACACGCGCCGTATATGTACGCTGCCGGCGTCTGCCTCGCGGTCGGCATTATCGCCTACTACCGGGCGCTTGCGGCCGGGCCGGTCAGCGTCGTGGTTCCTATCTTCGGACTCTTTTTGGTCGCTAGCTCCGTCATCGGCATCCTGTTTCTCGATGAGGCGCTTACCCTCCGGAAGGCGACCGGTATCGTCCTCGCGGTCGTGGCGGTCTTCTTGACGACCTTCGAGGGGTGA